The Opitutus sp. DNA window GAACCATCACCGACATCCACCGGACATCGGTAGTGGACGGGCCGGGTCTCAGGACCACGGTCTTCCTCAAAGGCTGCCCGTTGCACTGCCTCTGGTGCCACAATCCCGAGACCCAGAGCCGCCGGATTCAGCTCGGCTTCGATCCCTCCAAGTGCCTCGGCTGCGGCAGTTGCGTCGCTGCCTGCCCGCCCTCCGCACTTTCGCTCCACGACGGCAAAGCTCACCTTGGCCGTGCCCTCTGCACCGACTGCGGCCAATGCGCGGACGTGTGCCCCTCCGGCGCCTTGTTTCTCTACGGTAAGGAAATGACCGACGACGCGGTGCTGGCGGAAGTCGTGAAGGATCGCGCCTACTACGATGCCAGTGGGGGCGGAGTCACCATCTCAGGCGGGGAACCGATGGCGCAGCCGGAATTCACACTCTCCCTGCTGCGGAAATGCCGGGAGGCGGGCATCCAGACCACCCTGGACACCACTGGTTTTTTCCCGCGCCAGCTTTGGGAGCG harbors:
- a CDS encoding glycyl-radical enzyme activating protein, producing MTGTITDIHRTSVVDGPGLRTTVFLKGCPLHCLWCHNPETQSRRIQLGFDPSKCLGCGSCVAACPPSALSLHDGKAHLGRALCTDCGQCADVCPSGALFLYGKEMTDDAVLAEVVKDRAYYDASGGGVTISGGEPMAQPEFTLSLLRKCREAGIQTTLDTTGFFPRQLWERTLAVTDLYLFDYKATDAELHLALTGVPLAPILETLDFLVSRGAQILVRCPMIPGLNDGEDHLAAIAAMERRYPSLAGIEILPWHTMGNSKYAKLGKSLGPGLPAENVSEETKNRYRNFFAGRGCGKVRIC